In Microcoleus sp. FACHB-672, the genomic stretch ATAAACTTAGTCCCATGAGCGGTATTTAAATCAATGCTTCCCCCAAGTTGCTCAGCCAAATTAAAAACCAACTGCAACCCTAATGAATCGGTTTGCTCTAAATCAAAATCTGAAGGCAAACCTACTCCATTATCGCTGATCAGTAAACTATATTCATTTTCTCTTTCTAAAGAAAATTCTACACAAATTTCCCCACACAAATCGGGGGTAAATGCGTATTTAATCGAATTAGAAACCAATTCATTAATGATCAACCCACAAGGAATTGCTGTATCAACATCAAGGGAAATATTATCAACCCTTAATTTCAACTCAATCGCCTGGGAAGAAACTCCATAGGAACTAAATAAATTTCCTAAGAGGTTGCGGATGTAGTCGGATAAATCAATTTTAGCTAAATCTGAGGAGCGATACAATTTTTCATGAATCAGCGCCATTGAACGAACCCGGTTGTAGCTGTCCTTAAACAGCGCCTGTGCCTCAATATCCTTAAGGTATGACGATTGCAACTTAAGCAAACTGGAAATAATCTGCAAATTGTTTTTAACGCGGTGGTGAATTTCTTTAAGCAGCACCTCTTTCTCTTTCAGGGAAGCTTTTAGCTGCTCCTGTGCCTGTTGGCGTTCGGTAATATCAATTGCCACTGAAACAGCAGCAGCGCCTTCCTGGTATTTCTGAGCAGCGATCAGGTAACTGCGCCGGCAACCATTCACTTGTGCCTCAATCACTTGGTTGGCGGCTAGCTTAGAACCGGCAAAAAACTGACGCATAAATTCACCAAACTCCGAGCCACCCTCAAAAAAGCCGAGTTCTTGACCGGCAAACGCTTCTGGAGACAAATTAACAGAAGCAGCCAGATGCCGGTTCACGCCGAGATATTGCAAATCTGAACTGATCCAAGAAACAAAACCTGGCACAGCATCTAAAACCGCACGCAATTGAGCCTTAGCAGCCTGTAGCGCTTCCTCTGCTTGCTTGCGTTCAGTGATGTCTGTTCCAATCCCAATAAAGTGAGTGAGAGTACCGTGATCATCATAAATGGGGGCAAGACTTAACTCATTCCAAAATAAAGATCCATCTTTGCGGTAGTTGCGTAAAACGACGCTGCACTCTTGCCCTTGTTTAAGCGCACGCCGCAGTGCTATTAAACCGACTTGATTCGTCTCCCTGCCTTGCAGAAACCGGCAGTTTAGTCCAAGGACTTCTGCGGCGCTGTAACCCGTCATGCGCTCGAAAGCAGGATTAACATAAATCAGCGGCATATCCGGTAATCTGGCATCGGAAATCGCAATTCCATTGCTGCTGGCTGCAATTGCCCGTTCCTGTATTTTTAATATCTCCTCGACCTGCTTGCGCGCACTGATGTCGCGACAGACACAAATTAACCCACCATCTGCAATCACAGTCAGCGACACGTCTGCTAAAAATGTCGTGCCATCCCGTTTCTTGCCCGTTGCTTCTCCTTGCCAATTTCCCTTTTGCCAAAGTCCGGGTAAAATATCGGACTCAAAACGCTTAATTTCATCTGGATAATACATTTCTTGCCATCCTTTGCCGGCAAGTTGACTCACGCTGTCATATCCAAATATTTTGACGTGAGCCTCATTCATGTAGATATATTGACCTTCACTATTAAGAATAGCTATACCATCCATTGCCGCTTCCACGGCAGCTAACTGTCGCTGTAACGTCTCCTCAGCCTGCTTGCGCTCGGTAATGTCCATCACCACCCCGCTCATTCCCACAGGCCGGCCTGTGGGGTGGCGCAGAGCCTGGCCCTTAGCGGCAACCCAGTGGATGCTACCATCTGGCCAAAGAATGCGATGTTCGACATCACAGGATTTTCCTTCCTCCAAACTGCGAGAGATCGCCTGATTCAGATACTCGCGATCCTCTGGATGGATAGGATTGAAATAAGCCTCCCAAGTTCCAGGGAATGAGCCACTGGCAAACCCAAAAATTGATTCGGTTTTCTGGGACCAAGTTATCTTGGCCGTTTCAATATCCCAATCCCAAGTCCCCATCTGGGCGGTCTTGAGAGCCAGCCGCAGCCGCAACTCACTTTCACGCAGCGCCTCTTCTGCTTGCTTGCGCTCGGTGACATCGCGAGAAACAGTTACAAGTGCCTCCACCTCCTCGGTGTCTGGGTGGCGGACACTCCTGCCGGTGGATTCAAACCAGATGTAACGGTTGTCTTTGCAGCGAATGCGATAAGTGACGGTATAGGTGTCCGGCTGCTCTAGCAAGTTGGATTGGCACGTTTCGATCACCGGCACATCTTCTGGATGGAAAAACTCATAAGCGGAGTGGCCCACCAGTTCCTCCGGCTCGTATCCCAGTAGTGTGCGGCACGCCGGCGAGGTGTAGAGATAAACGCCCTCTGGGGTATGCCGGCTAATCATATCAGTCGCATGATCTGCCATCAACCGATAGCGTTCCTCGCTTTCTCGCAGAGCCGCCTCTGCTTGTTTGCGGTCGGTAACATCACGATCCATACCGCGATAACCCCGGAACACCCCATCTGCATCAAAAACCGGCGCTCCACTGGTTTCAAGAATAACCTGCCGGCCATCTTTGTGAATGTTTGTGTTTTCCACACAGACTAAGGGCTGTTGAGTTGCAACCAGCGGCCCAATAATGGTTGAAACGCGAAACGCTTCTGGTGGAGGCATTAAGTCAAAAGGTGTTTTACCCAAAACTTCCTCAGGTTCGTAGCCCAACAAATCGCGCACTTTAGGACTGGCGTATGTGTAGACAGCATTTTCATCAATTTCCCACACCCAGTCGCTAGTCGTTTCAATCAAATTGCGAAAGCGATCTTCTGAGTCTCGCAGTGCTTCTTCCACCTGCAATTTATCGGCAATTTCCCTTCGTAATTGTTCGTTCGTCTCGCTCAACTCTGCTGTGCGCTCTTGCACTCGCATTTCTAACTCTTGATTGACTTTTTGCAGCGCTTCTTCTGCTTGTTTAATAACCGTAACGTCCTCATAAGTGCCGAGAATTCCCACAACATTGCCGGCACTGTCATGCAGGGGAATTTTATTCGTATCTGCCCAAGATTCTTTGCCATCCGCTTGACGCTGGGTTTCGATGATATGAAATTCGGGCGTATCGGTTCCCATCACGCGAGCATCGCACTCGCGGAACCAGTCGGATTCCTCTTTTTTCCAGGCTAAATCGTAATCTGTTTTGCCGACAATCTCTTCAGGCGTATCAACACCGGCAACTCGTGCAAAGTTACGGTTGCAACCCAAATAAACAGAATTTCTATCTTTCCAGAAAATCAACTGCGGAATATTATCCATCACCAATTGCAGCATCTGCTTTGACTCTTGCATTGCTTTCTCAGTTAGCTTGCGCTCGGTGATATCGTTGCAAACAGCGAGGATATAGCGTGATTGACCATCTGAAGATATCAGCGGCTTTTTAATAGTCTGGAACCAGCGAATTTCTCCATTCGGGCTACTGACGGTTTCTTCTGGAATAATCTTGGGCTGCAACGCGCTCATTACTTGTTGATCGGCAGCCAAAAACTCCTCGACTTCTGCGGCATTCGGATTAAAATCTGCATCTTTTTTGCCGAGTAAATTGTCAACCGTTGTTCCATAAATATCGGCAAGGGCTTGGTTAACTAAAGTAAACTTTCCTTCCCAATCTTTGACAAAAATTAAAT encodes the following:
- a CDS encoding PAS domain S-box protein, which produces MQLNKLSFNWPTIEPAINRHPLRVAADTSVLDVLVLMSQSQQPEQVLPAQFNPQALPLGIFTQRDALRLITRGINLAQLKLGEAITQPAVTLTLTDNQDLSTAVSLLHRHRVDHLPVLDNSGAFIGAITGETILQVLPAVELLNGVPVEAVMSRQIITAPMNAPVQKIAQLMIEHQVSWVAISSETESADIQPPILLGIVTEWDIVQAGAQLLDLATTPACGLMRMPANTLTPQDSLLAAYQQLQHRQPVFVTARENTQEILLGTVTAIDLLQVFEPAQTYKNVKTPQPAGDQLQPKRIELLLRRNNEFIKQMQKRTALAEANFRQIQQESQKLKRQAQQIRILESISKAVRKQVPLDEILQTTANQLRKALEASRCLIFWPDSRTQMATCEMSEEATQPESLAGSHCNFSGNYHHTLAQGEPLILPRIDDSLAPALQQSADECGIRAILIVPLIGQQSYVGEIALHQCDRERIWDSDEVKFVKLIGDRCTLAIEQVQLSEQVQAEQRERQRVERSLQQSEAKYRSIFENAIEGIFQTTPDGSYISANPSLAGIYGYNSPAELIANLTDIGRQLYVNPARRDEFMALIQEYGSVSEFESQVYRADGSIIWISENAHAVRNAEGALLYCEGTVLNITKRKRAELALKEQQEFLRHVIDTNPNLIFVKDWEGKFTLVNQALADIYGTTVDNLLGKKDADFNPNAAEVEEFLAADQQVMSALQPKIIPEETVSSPNGEIRWFQTIKKPLISSDGQSRYILAVCNDITERKLTEKAMQESKQMLQLVMDNIPQLIFWKDRNSVYLGCNRNFARVAGVDTPEEIVGKTDYDLAWKKEESDWFRECDARVMGTDTPEFHIIETQRQADGKESWADTNKIPLHDSAGNVVGILGTYEDVTVIKQAEEALQKVNQELEMRVQERTAELSETNEQLRREIADKLQVEEALRDSEDRFRNLIETTSDWVWEIDENAVYTYASPKVRDLLGYEPEEVLGKTPFDLMPPPEAFRVSTIIGPLVATQQPLVCVENTNIHKDGRQVILETSGAPVFDADGVFRGYRGMDRDVTDRKQAEAALRESEERYRLMADHATDMISRHTPEGVYLYTSPACRTLLGYEPEELVGHSAYEFFHPEDVPVIETCQSNLLEQPDTYTVTYRIRCKDNRYIWFESTGRSVRHPDTEEVEALVTVSRDVTERKQAEEALRESELRLRLALKTAQMGTWDWDIETAKITWSQKTESIFGFASGSFPGTWEAYFNPIHPEDREYLNQAISRSLEEGKSCDVEHRILWPDGSIHWVAAKGQALRHPTGRPVGMSGVVMDITERKQAEETLQRQLAAVEAAMDGIAILNSEGQYIYMNEAHVKIFGYDSVSQLAGKGWQEMYYPDEIKRFESDILPGLWQKGNWQGEATGKKRDGTTFLADVSLTVIADGGLICVCRDISARKQVEEILKIQERAIAASSNGIAISDARLPDMPLIYVNPAFERMTGYSAAEVLGLNCRFLQGRETNQVGLIALRRALKQGQECSVVLRNYRKDGSLFWNELSLAPIYDDHGTLTHFIGIGTDITERKQAEEALQAAKAQLRAVLDAVPGFVSWISSDLQYLGVNRHLAASVNLSPEAFAGQELGFFEGGSEFGEFMRQFFAGSKLAANQVIEAQVNGCRRSYLIAAQKYQEGAAAVSVAIDITERQQAQEQLKASLKEKEVLLKEIHHRVKNNLQIISSLLKLQSSYLKDIEAQALFKDSYNRVRSMALIHEKLYRSSDLAKIDLSDYIRNLLGNLFSSYGVSSQAIELKLRVDNISLDVDTAIPCGLIINELVSNSIKYAFTPDLCGEICVEFSLERENEYSLLISDNGVGLPSDFDLEQTDSLGLQLVFNLAEQLGGSIDLNTAHGTKFIIKFGIN